The following coding sequences lie in one Periophthalmus magnuspinnatus isolate fPerMag1 chromosome 24, fPerMag1.2.pri, whole genome shotgun sequence genomic window:
- the ylpm1 gene encoding YLP motif-containing protein 1 isoform X3 codes for MYPSWGNYGGSQQSQNYGAGNNTGNAAGFGGSGGASIFTSLQEQHLQQMQQLQMLHQKQLQSVLHHGAPSTAVYNPAPSVGYSSSSWQSPDTQDNAIGSSAYYTQNNSANLTMRGPPAQPQDIQPPPPSQPHPTESQPAPPPPEPPSVKTKVPEHSAPKPMENKPAPPAPGSDNATSLQDQQQQWYKQHLQNLQKMKQDRSKQNQKDGGSATVPPPPPTSEPPKRAPPPPPPKEEPPAPPPPPPSEPETPQDPEEAVRLQQLQAAAAQWQHVQQQRAGLQYQALMKQHENLQKVLEQYQQLIQPPPNFQTMSAEMQLRHYKTQQQRFVPLYQEWDRTFMLWYEQFQSYPHKDQLQDYESQWKQWQQQMNATNAHIQERVATLTAMVPYPSTQYSSGTIGPDHDQSNQESVNPGATEYPSTFKSVGGSRFDQTQQGFEEACDAPEQSFDVPSRFDAPPRFGGPGFDGSPRFGGPRQRFDGPQQRFDGPRQRFDGPRQRFDGPWQRFDGPPQRFDGPPQRFDGPPQRFDGPRQRFDGPQRFDGPQRFDGPQRFDGPQRFDGPQRFDGPQRFDGPQRFDGPQRFDGPPRFDGPQRLDQPRQRFDGPQRFDSPRQRFDGPSRFDQPPRGPQPHIGPPQRPPAPLQRLPVPQQEKQLGPPPKAGPATKQAAEELKTDEKKDCASTSDNDLTDDSMIGNAGFFVQKDPIPQTHKSDNLSGDEKSKPTDDKPPVSEHSDVAPKSVAQIAHKDESNQSTILQQDSKLSTPGPPKADSSIPSVGRGRGQPQVPIRGRGRGRGQMEERILSGSNSSSFERDIDEQSYDYGQSDAELALPEEPQEYHWQDPSHVEFHDNSEPTDEELWMPNDQFYPLEEEYYEEPADHFMGRGGHPLMRGRPPMPMGRGGHPMGRGGPLMGRGRPPFMRGGPPMGRGGPPMGRGGPPIGRGGRGGPPMGRGGQPMPRGGPAVARAGPPRGRGGPLLSRGGKPIGRGGQQVGTAHTDSHWEDPEFAKYPPEEDQYWDEWGPPMGARGMRPPFPPGRGRPPRGHPSFTQVRPPHPVHRPEHYEMDTEFDPMYNDPHGRPGHSEAGRGRGPPPHPHEIDLQEWYDEEADRQMAYGRGPPSTPHEILERDEMRRSVGHEMSRGTYPSDKEYEQDLKEGFVADYGHGEKQYCRASDYPRDVYESQWDREAPLSERRYPPRLLPTELHRDEPWAEERDRGYPYTHEERDRPRGELRIREYGDEPHYRQDDPSYSVTRSRLSPLPERHYPDYEPRPAYQEKRDVSLERPAPAVEAVSNLPESSLDPVTQGTSAGGLLALSQRQHEIILKAAQELKMIRELQETKPSSVEPQPAPIVPDILPELPAGLLGLEIPPDIKNVLKGIASQSTTKEALSGDGTPATTDYQLRLQTPVLPKTVDYAHGHEPGATVEKISYGERIILRPDPLPSERGYEKEPLGLRNPYSRDHYERRDLYLDRRDYSREREYREKLPEREKYERERYTSRDDRSAVPRTGYRERERERDVRERDHSGSRDREHYGRPDYDRAPYRQSSLERERYSHGPSPHVERRSYEDRIPPPPVLPPPAQPSARLEKKPELKNIDDILKMPGRLSRPDRIVIIMRGLPGSGKSHVAKLIRDKEVHCGGAPPRVIVLDDYFMTEVEKVEKDPDTGRRVKTKVLEYEYEPEMEETYRSSMLKTFKKTLDDGFFPFIILDTINDRVKHFDQFWSAAKTKGFEVYLAEISADVQTCAKRNVHGRKVKDITKIANNWEPSPSHMVCLDVRSILQDAAIEEVEMEDFNPDDEVKQPKKEEEEESDQGYLPKSKWEMDTSEAKLDRLDGLSITGKRKRDSDHTSGLEDFLQLPDDYATRRSQPGKKRVRWADLEEQKNADLKRAIGFVVGQTDWERITDDSGQLAQRALNRTKYF; via the exons ATGTATCCTTCGTGGGGGAATTACGGTGGATCTCAACAGTCCCAAAATTATGGAGCCGGTAACAACACCGGGAATGCCGCTGGGTTTGGAGGCTCAGGCGGCGCCTCCATCTTCACCAGCCTCCAGGAGCAGCACCTCCAGCAGATGCAGCAGCTGCAGATGCTCCACCAGAAACAGCTCCAGTCGGTGCTACACCACGGAGCGCCCAGCACCGCCGTGTACAACCCTGCACCCTCAGTCGGATATTCAAGCTCTTCATGGCAGTCCCCTGACACTCAAGACAATGCCATTGGGTCTTCGGCCTACTATACTCAGAATAACTCTGCCAATTTGACGATGAGAGGGCCCCCGGCCCAGCCACAAGACATCCAGCCTCCGCCGCCGTCTCAGCCGCACCCAACCGAGTCTCAACCTGCTCCTCCACCCCCAGAACCCCCCTCTGTGAAAACAAAAGTTCCCGAGCACAGTGCACCGAAGCCCATGGAAAACAAGCCCGCGCCCCCTGCTCCCGGGAGTGATAACGCGACATCTTTACAG GATCAACAGCAGCAGTGGTACAAACAGCATCTTCAGAACCTTCAAAAGATGAAGCAagatagaagtaaacaaaatcaGAAGGATGGTGGTAGTGCTACAGTGCCGCCGCCACCTCCAACCTCAGAGCCACCCAAAagagcacctcctcctcctcctcctaaaGAGGAACCACCGGCCccaccccctccacctccttcaGAG CCTGAAACTCCTCAGGATCCAGAGGAGGCCGTCCGCCTCCAGCAGCTCCAGGCTGCTGCAGCTCAGTGGCAGCATGTGCAGCAGCAGAGGGCAGGTTTACAGTACCAGGCTCTCATGAAACAACATGAGAATCTTCAGAAAGTCCTCGAACAATATCAACAACTCATTCAGCCACCTCCAAACTTCCAG acTATGTCGGCTGAAATGCAGTTGAGACATTATAAAACACAGCAGCAACGTTTTGTTCCATTGTATCAAGAGTGGGATCGAACTTTCATGTTATGGTATGAGCAGTTTCAAAGCTATCCCCACAAAGACCAGCTACAAGACTACGAAAGCCAGTGGAAGCAATGGCAGCAGCAGATGAATGCCACAAACGCTCACATTCAGGAACGTGTGGCCACCCTCACTGCAATGGTTCCCTATCCTTCAACTCAATACAGTAGTGGGACTATTGGGCCTGACCATGATCAGTCAAACCAGGAGTCAGTAAACCCAGGTGCTACTGAGTATCCTTCCACTTTTAAAAGTGTTGGAGGTTCACG ATTTGACCAAACGCAACAGGGATTTGAAGAAGCCTGTGATgctccagagcagagttttgatgTTCCCTCACGATTTGATGCTCCCCCAAGATTTGGTGGTCCAGGTTTTGACGGTAGTCCTAGATTTGGTGGTCCACGGCAACGATTCGATGGGCCACAGCAACGATTTGACGGTCCTCGGCAACGCTTTGACGGTCCTCGGCAACGCTTTGACGGTCCTTGGCAACGATTTGACGGGCCTCCGCAACGGTTTGACGGGCCTCCGCAACGGTTTGACGGGCCTCCGCAACGGTTTGACGGGCCGCGGCAGCGTTTTGACGGGCCGCAGCGTTTTGACGGGCCGCAGCGTTTTGACGGGCCGCAGCGCTTTGACGGGCCGCAGCGCTTTGATGGACCGCAGCGTTTTGACGGACCGCAGCGCTTTGATGGACCGCAGCGCTTTGACGGACCGCAGCGATTTGATGGGCCTCCACGATTCGATGGGCCTCAAAGGTTGGACCAGCCACGGCAGCGATTTGATGGTCCTCAAAGATTTGACTCTCCAAGGCAACGTTTTGATGGCCCATCAAGATTTGACCAGCCACCACGGGGCCCCCAACCTCATATTGGCCCACCACAACGACCACCTGCCCCTCTACAACGTCTACCCGTAccacaacaagaaaaacaactggGTCCTCCACCCAAGGCTGGACCTGCTACTAAACAAGCAGCTGAGGAACTAAAAACTGATGAAAAGAAGGATTGTGCATCAACATCAGATAATGACTTGACAGATGACAGCATGATTGGAAATGCAGGATTTTTTGTTCAAAAAGATCCAATACCACAGACACATAAAAGTGACAACCTGTCTGGTGATGAAAAATCCAAACCTACTGATGACAAACCTCCTGTATCAGAGCATTCGGATGTGGCACCTAAATCTGTGGCACAAATTGCGCATAAAGATGAATCAAATCAATCAACCATATTACAACAGGATTCCAAATTATCTACGCCAGGACCACCAAAAGCAGATTCTTCAATACCTTCAGTTGGTAGAGGTCGTGGACAGCCTCAGGTACCCATTCGAGGTCGGGGGCGAGGCCGTGGGCAAATGGAGGAAAGAATATTAAGTGGGTCAAACAGTTCATCATTTGAAAGAGACATAGATGAACAGTCTTATGATTATGGACAATCTGATGCAGAATTAGCCTTGCCTGAGGAGCCACAGGAGTATCACTGGCAAGATCCTTCACATGTGGAGTTTCATGATAATTCAGAGCCAACCGATGAAGAATTGTGGATGCCCAATGATCAATTCTACCCATTAGAAGAAGAATATTATGAAGAACCAGCGGATCACTTTATGGGAAGAGGTGGGCACCCATTGATGAGAGGAAGACCACCAATGCCGATGGGAAGGGGGGGGCATCCCATGGGGAGAGGTGGTCCTCTAATGGGGAGAGGACGTCCTCCCTTCATGAGAGGAGGGCCCCCTATGGGTAGGGGAGGGCCCCCTATGGGTAGAGGAGGGCCTCCTATTGGTAGGGGAGGTAGAGGGGGTCCACCTATGGGTAGAGGGGGTCAACCTATGCCCAGGGGAGGTCCTGCAGTGGCTCGGGCAGGCCCACCACGTGGTCGAGGGGGTCCACTTTTGAGTAGAGGAGGGAAACCAATAGGTAGAGGTGGCCAACAAGTTGGAACAGCCCACACAGATAGCCACTGGGAGGATCCAGAGTTTGCCAAGTATCCACCAGAAGAAGACCAATACTGGGATGAATGGGGACCACCTATGGGTGCAAGAGGTATGAGACCGCCATTTCCACCTGGTCGAGGTCGCCCACCTCGTGGGCATCCATCCTTTACACAAGTCAGACCTCCTCATCCTGTTCATAGACCAGAACATTATGAAATGGACACTGAATTTGACCCCATGTATAATGACCCTCATGGACGTCCAGGGCATTCTGAAGCAGGAAGAGGGAGGGGTCCACCACCACACCCTCATGAAATTGATCTTCAGGAGTGGTATGATGAAGAGGCAGATAGGCAAATGGCATATGGCCGTGGCCCTCCTTCCACTCCACATGAGATTTTGGAGAGAGATGAAATGAGGCGGTCTGTTGGTCATGAAATGAGTAGAGGCACATATCCTTCAGACAAAGAATATGAACAAGATTTGAAAGAGGGGTTTGTTGCAGATTATGGGCATGGAGAGAAACAGTATTGCCGGGCCTCTGATTATCCTCGAGATGTCTATGAATCACAGTGGGACAGAGAAGCTCCTCTGTCTGAGAGGAGATATCCCCCTCGTTTGTTACCAACAGAGTTGCACAGAGATGAACCCTGGGctgaagagagagatagaggttACCCATATACTCATGAAGAGCGAGACCGGCCAAGAGGAGAACTTCGAATAAGGGAATATGGAGATGAACCTCATTATCGACAGGACGatccttcttattctgtgacGCGCTCTAGACTATCCCCTCTTCCAGAAAGACACTATCCAGACTATGAACCTAGACCTGCTTATCAGGAAAAGAGAGATGTGTCTTTAGAAAGACCAGCACCTGCTGTTGAGGCAGTTTCAAACTTACCAGAAAGCTCACTTGATCCTGTAACACAAGGAACGAGTGCAGGTGGTCTACTGGCTCTTTCTCAGAGGCAACATGAGATCATCTTAAAAGCAGCTCAAGAACTGAAAATGATTAG GGAGTTGCAAGAAACAAAGCCATCTAGTGTTGAACCCCAGCCTGCTCCTATTGTACCTGACATTTTACCTGAGCTTCCTGCTGGTCTTCTTGGTCTAGAGATTCCACcagatattaaaaatgtattaaag GGTATAGCTTCACAATCTACAACTAAAGAAGCTCTGTCTGGAGATGGCACGCCTGCTACCACTGATTATCAGCTACGTCTTCAAACTCCAGTTCTCCCAAAGACTGTAGATTATGCGCATGGGCATG AGCCTGGGGCTACTGTTGAGAAAATATCTTATGGTGAAAGAATAATCTTAAGACCAGATCCTTTGCCATCTGAAAGAGGCTATGAAAAAG AACCCCTAGGTCTGCGAAATCCTTACAGCAGAGACCACTATGAAAGACGGGACCTGTATTTGGACCGCCGAGACTacagtagagagagagaatacagaGAAAAGTTACCTgaaagagagaaatatgagagAGAGCGGTATACATCAAGAGATGACAG ATCTGCAGTGCCTCGCACAGGATAccgtgagagggagagagaaagggatgtTCGAGAGCGAGACCATAGTGGCAGTCGTGACCGTGAACATTATGGAAGACCCGACTACGACAGAGCACCTTACAGGCAATCAAGTCTGGAACGGGAGCGATACAGCCATGGACCCTCACCCCACG TGGAACGTAGAAGCTATGAAGATCGAATTCCTCCCCCTCCAGTGTTGCCACCTCCTGCTCAGCCTTCAGCTCGACTTGAAAAGAAACCAGAATTGAAGAACATTGATGATATTCTTAAAATGCCTGGCAGATTGTCTCGACCCGACAGG ATTGTCATCATAATGAGAGGTCTCCCGGGAAGTGGAAAAAGTCATGTTGCAAAGCTCATTAGA GACAAAGAAGTCCACTGTGGAGGTGCACCACCACGGGTTATTGTTCTGGATGATTATTTCATGACAGAAgttgaaaaagttgaaaaagacCCTGATACTGGGAGAAGGGTTAAAACTAAG gTTCTGGAATATGAATATGAGCCAGAAATGGAAGAAACTTATCGGAGCAGCATGCTTAAAACATTCAAGAAAACCTTAGACGATggatttttcccattcatcatATTAGACACTATTAATGATCGAGTGAAGCACTTTGACCAGTTCTGGAGTGCAGCAAAGACGAAAGGGTTTGAG GTGTACCTTGCTGAAATCAGTGCTGATGTTCAGACATGTGCAAAGAGAAACGTCCATGGACGCAAAGTGAAGGATATAACTAAG ATAGCCAATAACTGGGAGCCATCTCCAAGTCATATGGTGTGTTTAGATGTTCGTTCCATTCTGCAGGATGCTGCTATAGAGGAG GTGGAGATGGAGGATTTTAATCCTGATGATGAAGTTAAGCAACCcaagaaggaagaggaagaggagagtgatCAG GGCTACCTACCAAAAAGCAAATGGGAGATGGACACATCTGAAGCAAAACTCG ACCGGTTGGATGGCCTGAGCATCACTGGGAAGAGAAAACGTGACAGTGACCACACATCCGGCTTAGAGGACTTCCTCCAGCTTCCAGACGACTATGCCACACGCCGCTCCCAACCTGGAAAGAAGAGG GTCCGATGGGCAGAtttagaggagcagaagaacgCAGATCTGAAACGAGCTATTGGTTTTGTGGTTGGTCAAACGGACTGGGAGCGAATAACAGATGACAGCGGGCAGCTGGCACAGAGAGCGCTCAACCGCACAAAGTATTTCTGA